The following are from one region of the Anomaloglossus baeobatrachus isolate aAnoBae1 chromosome 1, aAnoBae1.hap1, whole genome shotgun sequence genome:
- the LOC142243364 gene encoding uncharacterized protein LOC142243364 has translation MSFNTFSYNTDEVSSILSKVSIPNTFLSVPTEEVRSRDYEKELRRHTALELHLATLAEYHRVQRIPRGLRVSLKPTLFSDKPNFCTKFESIINKCSMDLIILTIEFLQAEIEDLGKNITCIEQQLQNTVPSTEWDRIHTKTKDNIAEFRKILQDRKRQKFLRDQEDYSKNRVYRWQYCEDTPRRPAFHNRYSSSSGSDTDQYSSRQPHFLAQRSGPRGKRGAVRGAVGSTSTYRVQTRSQAPST, from the exons ATGTCTTTCAATACTTTCTCTTATAACACAGATGAAGTCAGCAGCATATTGTCTAAAGTCTCTATACCTAACACTTTTTTATCGGTTCCCACGGAAGAGGTTCGTTCCAGAGACTATGAGAAGGAACTGAGAAGGCACACCGCACTCGAATTACATCTGGCCACGTTGGCTGAATACCACCGTGTTCAGCGCATCCCCAGAGGACTGCGGGTGTCACTGAAACCGACTCTTTTTTCCGATAAACCAAATTTTTGTACCAAATTCGAGAGCATCATCAATAAGTGCTCTATGGACCTTATAATTCTGACCATTGAATTCTTACAAGCAGAAATTGAAGATCTTGGTAAGAACATTACCTGCATTGAACAGCAACTCCAAAATACTGTTCCCAGCACGGAGTGGGACAGGATTCACACCAAAACTAAGGACAACATAGCTGAATTCAGAAAGATCCTGCAAGACCGGAAGAGACAGAAGTTTCTCAGAGATCAGGAGGATTACTCCAAAAATCGGGTCTATCGGTGGCAGTATTGTGAGGATACCCCGAGACGACCTGCCTTCCACAATCGTTACTCATCATCTTCAGGGTCCGATACAGACCAGTACTCCTCCCGACAACCCCATTTTTTAGCCCAACGTTCCGGTCCAAGAGGAAAACGAGGCGCAGTAAGAGGGGCCGTGGGATCCACGTCAACATACCGTGTACAAACACGGTCACAG GCACCCTCCACCTGA